One window of Kosmotoga arenicorallina S304 genomic DNA carries:
- the groL gene encoding chaperonin GroEL (60 kDa chaperone family; promotes refolding of misfolded polypeptides especially under stressful conditions; forms two stacked rings of heptamers to form a barrel-shaped 14mer; ends can be capped by GroES; misfolded proteins enter the barrel where they are refolded when GroES binds) gives MPKIIRFSEEARTALEKGVDAVANAVKITLGPKGRNVVLEKSWGSPTITNDGVSIAKEIELEDKFENLGAQLVKEVASKTNDIAGDGTTTATVLAQAMIKEGLKNVTAGANPILIKRGIEKAVEKAVEEIRSMSKKLSNRDDIAHVAAISANDPSIGELIAEAMDKVGEDGVITVEDSKTLETYVEFVEGMQFDRGYISPYFVTDPEKMEAVIKEPYILITDKKLSAVKPIVSILEKVAQAGKPLVIIAEDVEGEALSTLVLNKLRGTLESIAIKAPGFGDRRKAMLQDIAILTGGTVISEEVGLTLENVSLEDLGTAGMVKVKKDDTIIVDGKGDPEKIKQRIGQIKAQIEQTTSDYEKETLQERLAKLSGGVAVIKVGAATETELKEKKHRIEDALSATRAAVEEGIVAGGGVALVRAKKAVEKLLGETENADMKIGVQIVYKSLDMPMRQIAANAGFDGAVIVHKVLELDDVEKGYDALNNKFVNMFDAGIVDPVKVTRSALQNAASIAGILLTTEAAIVEKPEEKKEPATPPMPEY, from the coding sequence ATGCCTAAAATCATAAGATTCAGTGAGGAAGCAAGAACGGCTCTTGAAAAGGGAGTAGATGCTGTTGCAAACGCTGTTAAAATAACTCTTGGGCCTAAAGGGAGAAATGTAGTGCTCGAAAAGAGCTGGGGCTCTCCCACAATAACCAACGATGGTGTTTCTATTGCCAAAGAGATTGAATTGGAAGATAAATTTGAAAACCTTGGTGCCCAGCTGGTAAAAGAGGTCGCTTCCAAAACCAACGATATTGCTGGTGATGGTACCACAACAGCAACCGTTTTGGCTCAAGCCATGATCAAGGAAGGACTTAAAAATGTTACTGCCGGTGCCAACCCCATACTCATTAAGAGAGGGATTGAAAAAGCTGTTGAAAAAGCTGTTGAAGAAATCCGCTCAATGTCAAAGAAGCTTTCCAACCGCGATGATATAGCACACGTTGCAGCTATTTCCGCTAATGATCCGTCCATTGGTGAACTCATTGCCGAAGCCATGGACAAAGTCGGAGAAGATGGTGTTATAACTGTCGAGGACTCAAAAACACTGGAAACCTATGTCGAATTTGTAGAAGGTATGCAGTTCGACAGAGGCTACATCTCACCATATTTCGTTACCGATCCTGAAAAAATGGAAGCTGTTATCAAGGAACCTTACATACTTATCACCGACAAGAAGCTTTCCGCTGTCAAGCCTATCGTCTCCATACTGGAAAAAGTTGCACAGGCTGGCAAGCCTCTTGTTATCATAGCGGAAGATGTTGAAGGCGAAGCTCTTTCCACGCTGGTTCTCAACAAGCTTAGAGGAACTCTTGAATCCATAGCAATTAAAGCTCCCGGTTTTGGTGACAGGAGAAAAGCAATGCTTCAGGACATAGCCATTCTCACCGGCGGAACAGTTATCAGCGAAGAAGTGGGTCTTACTCTTGAGAACGTCTCGCTCGAAGATCTTGGAACGGCCGGAATGGTGAAAGTCAAGAAAGACGATACAATCATTGTTGATGGTAAGGGAGATCCTGAAAAGATCAAGCAGAGAATAGGCCAGATAAAGGCTCAGATCGAGCAGACAACTTCTGATTACGAGAAGGAAACACTTCAGGAAAGACTTGCCAAACTCTCTGGTGGAGTCGCTGTTATCAAAGTCGGCGCTGCTACTGAAACAGAACTGAAAGAAAAGAAGCACAGAATTGAGGACGCTCTGAGCGCAACAAGAGCCGCTGTTGAAGAAGGCATCGTTGCCGGTGGTGGAGTAGCGCTTGTAAGAGCAAAAAAGGCCGTAGAAAAACTCCTTGGCGAAACCGAAAATGCCGATATGAAGATCGGTGTCCAGATCGTTTATAAATCTCTCGACATGCCCATGAGGCAGATAGCCGCCAATGCAGGTTTTGACGGAGCTGTCATTGTTCACAAGGTTCTGGAACTTGATGATGTCGAAAAGGGTTACGATGCTCTCAACAACAAATTTGTGAACATGTTCGATGCCGGTATTGTTGATCCCGTTAAAGTTACAAGAAGCGCTTTGCAGAATGCTGCATCAATTGCTGGTATCTTGCTCACAACAGAAGCGGCAATTGTCGAGAAGCCAGAAGAAAAGAAAGAACCTGCAACACCACCGATGCCTGAATACTAA
- a CDS encoding DUF4258 domain-containing protein: MVLILRQEFVMQFFFFVIIALIIAMFIVESPRIKKSPKESAGQKMITDIGDIRFTAHALQRLNERGIGIEEIKKIIMDQSSKAVLEKNGNIRLEKDGIVVIFRNEPMGVLVITVFFNN; this comes from the coding sequence ATGGTATTAATTTTAAGGCAGGAGTTTGTCATGCAGTTCTTCTTTTTTGTTATTATTGCTTTAATAATCGCCATGTTTATAGTTGAAAGTCCACGAATTAAAAAAAGTCCCAAAGAAAGCGCCGGGCAAAAAATGATTACCGATATAGGTGATATAAGATTTACGGCTCATGCTTTACAGCGCCTTAACGAACGCGGGATTGGAATTGAAGAAATAAAGAAAATAATCATGGATCAATCTTCAAAGGCTGTCCTTGAAAAAAATGGGAATATCAGACTGGAAAAAGATGGAATTGTGGTTATTTTCAGAAATGAACCTATGGGAGTACTTGTAATTACTGTTTTTTTTAATAATTAA
- a CDS encoding AAA family ATPase has translation MRVSDVKYLSRVIMESGEIPLVWGHFGVGKTDMAKELAAETGRKLIILVISQMEPGDLIGMPARGEGKTVFLKPDWWPEDSKAIILIDEINRAHRSIRNAIMQLLIDKRIHNHVLPEGVWIMAAANPPDEEYDQVELITDPAFMSRFFHLEITPDPQEWIEWSRSVGVPDEVSDFIGEYPELLIKDRIVSMRLDLRPSPRSWFKLGKVLKNLDKESFEKYGYVLAAGIVGPDAARTFVNQTKGIANIPQPSELLLDLSESLQSRIKGFDITAVNALISRVTKYLTELTDLELKDYYEKIGVVSTNLLKLKSCLPKDSFFSIIRHIAYILENEKGLKRAFYEKLLEELAVDGDILDYLEKRG, from the coding sequence ATGAGAGTAAGCGATGTGAAGTACTTAAGCAGAGTGATCATGGAATCAGGGGAAATCCCGCTTGTATGGGGACATTTTGGCGTTGGAAAAACAGACATGGCCAAGGAACTGGCTGCTGAAACAGGAAGAAAGCTAATAATTCTCGTCATTTCCCAGATGGAACCAGGAGACCTGATAGGGATGCCTGCAAGAGGCGAAGGAAAAACCGTTTTTTTGAAGCCTGATTGGTGGCCCGAAGACAGTAAGGCAATAATTTTGATTGATGAAATAAACAGAGCGCATCGCTCAATCAGAAATGCAATAATGCAACTGCTGATTGATAAAAGAATCCATAACCATGTGCTTCCAGAGGGTGTATGGATTATGGCTGCCGCTAATCCCCCTGACGAAGAGTATGATCAGGTGGAGTTAATAACAGATCCCGCATTCATGTCACGATTCTTCCATCTGGAGATAACCCCTGACCCTCAGGAATGGATAGAGTGGTCCAGATCCGTAGGAGTACCCGATGAAGTAAGTGATTTTATAGGTGAATATCCTGAGCTCTTGATAAAAGACAGGATAGTTTCGATGCGGCTTGATCTGCGTCCCAGTCCAAGAAGCTGGTTCAAGCTCGGTAAAGTTCTCAAAAACCTTGACAAGGAAAGCTTTGAAAAATATGGTTATGTGCTTGCTGCCGGGATTGTCGGGCCAGATGCTGCGAGAACCTTTGTCAACCAAACAAAGGGAATTGCAAATATACCACAGCCTTCTGAGCTTCTTCTGGATCTTTCTGAAAGCCTTCAAAGCCGAATCAAAGGCTTTGACATAACAGCTGTCAACGCTTTGATATCAAGAGTTACAAAATATCTCACAGAGCTTACCGATCTCGAGCTGAAAGATTATTACGAAAAAATTGGAGTTGTTTCAACGAATTTGCTCAAACTAAAAAGTTGTCTCCCGAAAGATTCTTTTTTCTCGATAATAAGGCATATAGCCTATATATTGGAAAATGAGAAGGGATTAAAAAGAGCGTTCTACGAAAAACTACTCGAAGAGCTGGCCGTTGATGGTGATATCCTCGATTATCTCGAAAAGAGGGGATGA
- a CDS encoding alpha/beta hydrolase, translated as MRKFIPLLLLLVFMVSGCSLLKNQSINSVPKNSNGSVDVSTNGKVRITFVVSVPGYTPEDADIYIGASFNGWNPGDPATKMNKVADNEYELTLEFDAGEHIEFKFTRGNWETVEKGEKGEEISNRTMEIKESGVFKFEVKHWRDFVEKGLVEVNLPHTLTGDFESFELFSPELNNKRNIIVYLPPSYKNDLQKRYPVLYMHDGQNLFDAVTSFVGEWEADETAEKLIKSGEIKEIIIVGIYNKGDQRLTEYSPWPFSSDGYTSEGKGDLYVDFIINSLKPYIDGHFRTLPDRESTAIAGSSMGGLISLYAAFKKPEIFGMVGAMSSSFWVSNGKIFDFVENAGVRNLRIYIDMGTGEGAQALKDTIKMVSLLKSIGYTDDTLLYVEDKGALHNEQFWAKRFPEMLKFFFGK; from the coding sequence ATGAGGAAATTCATTCCTTTGCTTTTACTGCTGGTGTTTATGGTTTCCGGTTGCTCATTGCTGAAAAATCAAAGTATTAACTCCGTCCCCAAAAACTCGAATGGTTCTGTGGATGTATCGACTAATGGCAAGGTAAGAATCACCTTTGTGGTTAGTGTTCCCGGTTATACTCCAGAAGATGCCGATATTTATATAGGAGCTTCTTTCAATGGGTGGAATCCAGGGGATCCGGCGACAAAGATGAATAAGGTTGCGGATAATGAATATGAACTCACGCTTGAATTTGATGCTGGCGAACATATAGAGTTCAAATTTACACGTGGAAACTGGGAAACCGTTGAAAAGGGAGAAAAGGGCGAAGAAATATCCAATCGGACAATGGAGATAAAGGAATCAGGTGTGTTTAAATTTGAAGTGAAGCATTGGAGAGACTTTGTAGAAAAGGGGCTTGTCGAAGTGAATTTGCCTCATACATTAACAGGGGACTTTGAGAGCTTTGAATTGTTTTCTCCTGAACTAAACAACAAAAGAAATATAATAGTTTATCTCCCACCAAGTTATAAAAATGATCTTCAGAAGCGCTATCCCGTGCTTTACATGCATGACGGGCAAAATCTTTTCGACGCCGTGACGTCCTTTGTTGGAGAGTGGGAAGCTGATGAAACTGCAGAAAAGCTTATAAAAAGTGGCGAAATCAAAGAGATTATCATTGTCGGGATATATAATAAGGGAGACCAACGCCTTACAGAATACTCTCCCTGGCCATTCTCGAGCGATGGATACACCAGTGAAGGAAAAGGAGATCTTTATGTTGACTTTATCATCAATTCCCTGAAGCCATATATAGATGGGCATTTCAGAACACTACCAGATAGAGAAAGTACAGCAATTGCAGGTTCATCAATGGGTGGGCTGATATCTTTGTATGCTGCATTTAAAAAACCCGAAATTTTTGGCATGGTTGGTGCTATGAGTTCTTCATTCTGGGTATCAAATGGAAAAATCTTCGATTTTGTTGAAAATGCAGGTGTTAGAAATTTAAGAATATATATTGATATGGGAACCGGTGAAGGTGCACAAGCACTAAAAGACACTATAAAAATGGTTTCACTTCTGAAAAGTATTGGGTATACTGATGATACACTCCTTTATGTGGAAGATAAGGGTGCTCTTCATAATGAACAATTCTGGGCTAAACGATTTCCAGAGATGTTGAAGTTTTTCTTTGGAAAATAA
- a CDS encoding vWA domain-containing protein produces the protein MSGISIVEEAVLELAKKSPFYNYLFMHIERLPSLKIRTFSLRVSNNGSLQLHYNPETLSAKPLALVQALLEHECFHIVNGHLLIPIKSSRYKALWDLSMDAAVNQYIPALDAFSLPMDQLLMEGCGTDNERFFVAPPASMPGETAEFYFNWAVEFMKNNKTLDLELLEENLEKADSHENFGDFELPREFVEELLKSIVAETYEKAKKGAPEGIEASISLFINKPLLDWKTIIRSFFGSAQYIGRYRTPLWPNRRYEDQPGWRSDFAAKVAIIVDTSGSIVDEEFDAFFGEIDSITRLTDSRLWLIQVDETVQSVTKYGSGMWKELKLIGKGETNIQPAVDYAEENLRPEGLIIFTDGFTDIPHIKRKVVFVLSKHFNPGFLEDARRIYGKYSAVILK, from the coding sequence ATGTCCGGGATTTCCATAGTGGAAGAGGCGGTTTTGGAGCTCGCAAAGAAAAGCCCTTTTTATAACTACCTTTTCATGCATATTGAACGCCTTCCATCTCTAAAAATCCGGACATTCAGCCTCAGGGTTTCAAACAATGGAAGCCTTCAGTTACACTACAATCCGGAGACCCTTTCTGCCAAACCTCTGGCATTAGTACAGGCATTGCTGGAGCACGAATGTTTCCATATAGTAAACGGCCACCTCTTGATACCCATTAAAAGCAGTAGATATAAAGCTTTGTGGGATTTGTCGATGGATGCAGCGGTAAACCAATACATACCTGCATTGGATGCTTTCAGCCTTCCTATGGATCAGTTGCTCATGGAGGGATGTGGAACGGATAATGAGCGCTTTTTCGTAGCTCCCCCCGCTTCAATGCCGGGAGAGACCGCTGAGTTTTATTTTAATTGGGCAGTGGAATTTATGAAAAACAATAAAACCCTGGATCTGGAATTGCTGGAGGAAAATCTCGAAAAGGCGGATTCACATGAAAACTTTGGGGACTTTGAATTACCACGGGAATTCGTAGAAGAATTACTTAAAAGCATCGTGGCTGAAACCTATGAAAAGGCTAAGAAAGGTGCGCCAGAGGGTATAGAAGCTTCAATTTCCCTTTTCATCAATAAACCCCTGTTGGACTGGAAAACAATAATTAGAAGCTTTTTCGGTTCAGCTCAATATATTGGAAGGTACCGAACACCTCTCTGGCCAAACAGGAGATATGAAGATCAACCGGGCTGGCGGAGCGATTTCGCTGCGAAGGTTGCTATAATTGTTGACACAAGTGGTAGCATTGTTGACGAGGAATTCGATGCTTTTTTTGGCGAAATAGATAGCATAACACGATTGACTGATTCCAGACTATGGTTGATTCAGGTTGATGAAACCGTTCAATCCGTCACCAAGTATGGGAGTGGAATGTGGAAAGAACTCAAGCTTATCGGAAAGGGAGAAACCAACATACAACCGGCTGTTGATTATGCAGAGGAAAATTTAAGACCTGAAGGCCTGATTATCTTCACCGATGGCTTTACTGATATCCCTCATATAAAAAGAAAGGTTGTATTTGTGCTCTCCAAACATTTCAATCCTGGATTTCTCGAAGATGCAAGAAGGATATACGGGAAATACTCGGCGGTGATTCTCAAATGA
- a CDS encoding L7Ae/L30e/S12e/Gadd45 family ribosomal protein, translated as MDVFGGVSINEGKLLSFLGLAKKAGKIVFGKEMIRSYLRENIRNKVLVIASDASNSIKADWKKRCQSHDAVYIVLKNTSKLDLARAIGLGNISAVGVMDDRIAAEIIKLVRSGGEENAKNQSL; from the coding sequence ATTGATGTTTTTGGAGGTGTTTCTATCAACGAAGGGAAACTGCTATCATTTCTTGGGCTTGCAAAAAAGGCAGGTAAAATTGTTTTTGGTAAAGAAATGATACGTTCGTATTTGCGTGAAAATATCAGAAATAAGGTGCTTGTCATAGCCAGTGACGCAAGCAATTCAATAAAAGCTGACTGGAAAAAGCGCTGTCAGAGTCATGATGCTGTCTATATAGTTTTGAAAAATACGAGCAAGTTAGATCTGGCCAGGGCTATTGGGCTTGGTAATATTTCAGCTGTTGGAGTAATGGACGACAGAATCGCTGCTGAAATCATAAAGCTGGTCAGATCAGGAGGTGAAGAAAATGCCAAAAACCAGAGTCTATGA
- a CDS encoding metal-dependent hydrolase yields the protein MPNFKIHIAAGIYTYPLYLLAFYLISELIKISLDIDPVTITFGFLLYVLGSDLPDIDAGESLARRIAEVLITVIVASAIFAEILLKYVYTVLAEIVPFQFISIPLLFFVSILAGTLISKLLKLFKHRGFLHSIWATLIYGGIVFGTAFSIRSYSLKDSLFLSLAAFFGYNLHRFLDMVMKGG from the coding sequence ATGCCCAATTTCAAAATACACATTGCTGCTGGCATTTATACCTATCCCTTATATTTATTGGCTTTCTATTTGATTTCGGAACTTATTAAAATATCACTGGATATTGACCCTGTTACAATAACCTTTGGGTTTTTACTATATGTTCTGGGAAGCGACTTGCCGGATATCGATGCGGGAGAATCTCTCGCAAGGCGAATAGCGGAAGTTCTTATAACAGTTATTGTGGCTTCTGCGATTTTTGCTGAAATCCTTTTGAAATACGTCTACACTGTTTTGGCTGAAATCGTTCCTTTTCAATTCATTTCAATCCCGCTGTTGTTCTTCGTTTCCATTTTGGCAGGCACATTGATTTCAAAGCTACTGAAATTGTTCAAGCACAGGGGCTTTCTGCATAGCATCTGGGCGACTCTTATATACGGCGGAATTGTTTTCGGCACTGCTTTTTCCATCAGGAGCTACTCCCTGAAAGATAGCCTGTTTCTCTCCCTTGCTGCCTTTTTCGGCTATAATCTTCATAGATTTTTAGACATGGTAATGAAAGGTGGTTAA
- a CDS encoding MBL fold metallo-hydrolase, whose product MKIRWYGHSCFSIESTGKILLTDPFDRSVGYEIPAVEPDLVTESHQHFDHNAHNLLKGSFEVIKDPGEYARFGFAIRGYLTYHDSSRGAERGTNIIFDITVPEGIRVVHLGDLGTVPEKDLLEKLKEPDVLLIPVGGVYTIDSIKAKELCDELSPKVVIPMHFKTKSLKFNLAPVDEFLKYFNNYEEREELLVKTREEFSKIKVRVIKLKY is encoded by the coding sequence ATGAAAATCAGGTGGTATGGCCATTCATGCTTTTCCATTGAAAGCACAGGGAAAATCCTTTTAACTGACCCTTTTGACAGGTCAGTGGGTTACGAAATACCAGCCGTCGAACCTGATCTTGTAACTGAGAGCCACCAGCATTTTGACCACAATGCCCATAATCTTTTGAAGGGTAGTTTTGAGGTAATCAAAGACCCGGGGGAATATGCGAGATTTGGTTTTGCCATAAGGGGATATCTAACGTACCATGATTCTTCCAGAGGTGCTGAAAGAGGCACGAATATTATTTTCGATATTACCGTACCTGAAGGCATACGGGTAGTTCATCTTGGTGACCTCGGCACAGTACCTGAAAAAGATTTACTCGAAAAGCTAAAGGAACCGGATGTCCTGCTGATACCAGTGGGAGGTGTCTATACAATAGATTCCATAAAAGCAAAAGAACTTTGTGACGAGTTATCGCCGAAGGTTGTAATTCCCATGCATTTTAAAACAAAATCTCTGAAATTCAATTTAGCTCCGGTTGATGAATTTTTAAAGTATTTCAATAACTATGAAGAAAGAGAAGAGCTTTTAGTAAAAACAAGAGAAGAGTTTTCAAAGATAAAGGTCAGGGTAATTAAGCTGAAGTATTGA
- a CDS encoding DUF4895 domain-containing protein has product MIFQGPNSLSSLFSEFYFSNKDLFSSDATELKSRQEVLGTQFGHFITSVATDVNNRAPTLSLFIDEEGRSFLGLSSENPLTRMSTIYRYRPSETTSLLGKLYSSLFPESEISLSRVILQSPLRTYFVAFCGNERLLKREMLKASLSGKGFYKMAEKVSAELFSYYCKYYRRWVKLRKGEVFIYPTEEIVKIVTGRPRLNYNIDLSIIIELSRLFRSLVVKNHRLLRPSNISPDMNFSGIATSVYEIALTDSLGIYRNIGLFYDMYSKSIEGAVETMINSIKILPLGEVLKND; this is encoded by the coding sequence ATGATTTTTCAGGGTCCCAATTCATTAAGTTCTTTATTCAGTGAATTCTATTTTAGCAATAAAGATCTCTTCAGTTCAGATGCCACTGAATTGAAAAGCAGGCAGGAAGTTCTTGGAACACAATTCGGACATTTTATAACATCAGTTGCTACCGACGTAAACAATCGTGCTCCAACACTATCGCTTTTCATAGATGAAGAAGGGAGAAGTTTCTTAGGGCTGTCTTCCGAAAACCCATTAACACGCATGAGCACCATTTACAGGTATCGGCCATCGGAAACAACAAGTCTTCTTGGAAAGCTTTATAGCAGCTTGTTCCCTGAATCGGAGATATCCCTTTCACGTGTTATTCTTCAGTCTCCTTTGAGGACTTACTTTGTGGCTTTTTGCGGTAACGAGCGATTGCTTAAGAGAGAAATGCTGAAAGCCAGCCTTTCCGGAAAAGGGTTTTACAAAATGGCTGAGAAAGTGAGCGCTGAACTTTTCAGCTATTACTGCAAATATTACAGAAGATGGGTAAAGCTTAGAAAAGGAGAGGTGTTTATTTATCCAACAGAAGAAATTGTCAAGATCGTAACCGGACGCCCCAGATTGAATTACAATATCGATCTGTCGATTATTATAGAGCTTTCCAGACTGTTCAGGAGCCTGGTTGTGAAAAATCATAGGTTATTAAGGCCTTCAAATATTTCTCCAGATATGAACTTTTCAGGAATTGCTACCAGCGTCTATGAAATTGCCCTGACTGATTCTCTTGGTATTTATCGAAATATCGGTCTTTTTTATGATATGTATAGCAAGAGCATAGAAGGTGCTGTTGAAACTATGATAAATTCGATTAAGATATTGCCTCTTGGAGAAGTGTTGAAGAATGATTAA
- the infB gene encoding translation initiation factor IF-2, which produces MPKTRVYELAKRLKISTRELMDELEELGVTVKSHMSMLDDETVNIIASLYEEEKKEIRVVKTPEKKKTKKEDEKKETVLDEEEKRRKKEEAEKTLKESGKKTVHLDPEELKLNILAEKIKIPLSKIIKDHFMRGIILRPAQAVNLEEARQIAAQYGWNVELKEEEISDPLEMLKVKYEKLYGDESKLVQRPPVVTVMGHVDHGKTTLLDRIRKTAVAEKEVGGITQSIGAYHVEVNGKRITFIDTPGHEAFTEMRARGAQATDIVVLVVAADDGVMPQTIEAFNHAKTANVPIIVAINKIDKPNANIDLTKQQLASKLGLVPEDWGGDTIVVPISAKMGKGIDELLEMILLVAEMSEIKCVPEGNARGIIIESELDKGVGPLATAIIKDGILRPGDYIVAGSTHGKVRALRDEKGRKVKMAGPSDPVQIIGFEEVPDMHEILYVVDNLDQAREISAFVKERQKKERMVKGKRHVRLEEFMRVSGDGERKTLNLIIKSDSFGAVEALKQAVAKLETEEVHIETVHSGIGPVNSSDIMLAAASDAVVIGYKVKTDAQARSQAEEEGVQIKLYEIIFDLIDDLKKALEGLLEPEEVDEVVGHGEVKQVFKIKKLGNIAGVQLHDGYVTKEGFVRVYRNNEEIFDGKIESLKHYKEEVNKVDAPKECGIKLLGFDSVQEGDQLEFHIKRQVKRTLEFNKGEN; this is translated from the coding sequence ATGCCAAAAACCAGAGTCTATGAATTAGCAAAGAGATTGAAAATCAGCACGAGAGAGCTTATGGATGAGCTTGAAGAGCTTGGAGTAACGGTAAAAAGCCATATGTCTATGCTTGATGATGAGACGGTGAATATAATTGCCAGCCTCTATGAAGAGGAAAAAAAGGAAATACGTGTTGTAAAAACGCCCGAAAAGAAAAAAACTAAAAAAGAAGACGAGAAAAAAGAAACAGTGCTTGATGAAGAAGAAAAGAGAAGGAAGAAAGAAGAGGCTGAAAAGACGCTTAAAGAGAGTGGCAAAAAAACTGTACATTTGGACCCGGAAGAGCTTAAATTGAATATACTGGCTGAAAAAATAAAAATCCCGCTTTCAAAGATAATTAAGGATCATTTTATGCGGGGGATAATATTAAGACCCGCTCAAGCCGTAAATCTCGAGGAAGCCAGGCAAATTGCCGCTCAATACGGCTGGAATGTCGAATTAAAGGAAGAGGAAATCTCAGATCCGCTGGAAATGCTGAAAGTTAAATATGAGAAATTGTATGGTGATGAATCAAAGCTTGTTCAAAGGCCTCCTGTGGTTACAGTAATGGGTCATGTGGACCATGGAAAGACAACTCTTCTTGACAGAATTAGAAAGACAGCTGTTGCGGAAAAGGAAGTTGGCGGAATAACACAATCCATTGGTGCTTATCATGTAGAAGTAAATGGAAAAAGAATAACCTTTATTGATACTCCGGGGCATGAAGCTTTTACGGAAATGAGAGCGCGTGGGGCTCAGGCTACTGATATAGTTGTTCTTGTAGTGGCGGCGGATGACGGTGTTATGCCGCAAACCATAGAGGCTTTCAACCACGCCAAAACAGCTAATGTGCCCATTATTGTGGCTATCAATAAAATAGATAAACCAAATGCAAATATCGATTTGACGAAACAACAACTTGCTTCAAAATTAGGCCTGGTACCGGAAGATTGGGGCGGAGATACGATTGTAGTGCCTATCTCGGCGAAAATGGGTAAAGGCATTGATGAATTGCTTGAGATGATCTTACTTGTGGCTGAAATGAGTGAGATAAAGTGTGTTCCCGAAGGAAATGCCAGAGGCATAATAATTGAATCTGAATTGGACAAAGGTGTTGGACCTCTTGCTACGGCAATTATCAAAGATGGCATTTTGAGACCGGGAGATTATATAGTTGCAGGTTCCACTCATGGTAAGGTAAGAGCATTGAGGGATGAAAAAGGAAGAAAAGTTAAAATGGCTGGACCTTCTGATCCCGTTCAGATAATAGGGTTTGAGGAAGTTCCGGATATGCACGAAATCCTATATGTAGTGGATAATCTTGACCAGGCGAGGGAAATATCTGCCTTTGTTAAGGAAAGGCAAAAGAAAGAAAGAATGGTGAAGGGCAAGAGACATGTCAGACTTGAAGAATTCATGAGAGTTTCCGGTGATGGTGAACGAAAGACACTGAACTTAATAATCAAATCCGATTCTTTTGGAGCTGTTGAAGCCCTCAAACAGGCTGTTGCTAAATTAGAAACGGAAGAAGTTCATATAGAGACAGTTCATTCAGGAATTGGACCTGTAAACAGCAGCGATATTATGCTTGCGGCTGCCTCTGATGCAGTAGTTATCGGATATAAAGTGAAAACCGATGCCCAGGCCCGTTCTCAGGCTGAAGAAGAGGGAGTGCAAATAAAGCTCTATGAAATCATCTTTGATCTTATTGACGACCTTAAAAAGGCACTTGAAGGCTTGCTTGAACCTGAAGAAGTGGACGAGGTTGTCGGGCATGGTGAAGTAAAGCAGGTTTTTAAAATAAAGAAACTCGGTAATATTGCAGGGGTCCAGCTGCACGATGGATATGTTACAAAGGAAGGCTTTGTAAGGGTTTACAGAAATAACGAAGAAATCTTTGATGGGAAAATTGAATCCTTGAAACACTACAAAGAAGAAGTCAACAAAGTAGACGCACCCAAAGAATGTGGAATAAAGCTTTTGGGATTCGATAGTGTTCAGGAAGGCGACCAGCTCGAATTCCATATCAAAAGGCAAGTCAAGAGAACACTGGAATTCAATAAAGGGGAGAACTAA